A window of Nitrospirota bacterium genomic DNA:
AACCTTATTATGAAATAGGAAACGACAGCGTTTTACTTGAATATACCCTTTAACTCCATTTTAAATCCCTTCAAAATCTGAGATTCAAGGGTGTCTTCCTCTCCATAAGTCTTATAAAGCTGGTAAATTTTATCATTCAGGATATGAATATCTATAGTCTTTTCCCCAGGCACCACAATCCAATACTCCTTTACACCATACCTTGCATATATCTTCTTCTTTTGTATAAGGTCCCTGTAGGCATTGTTTTCTGAAAGTATCTCAATTACCAGATCCGGTGCACCTTGTAAATTCTTATCTCCTATAATATTCAACCTTTCCTTTGTGATAAATAGAATATCCGGCTGAAGAACATTCTCATCATCAAAATATACATCATACGGTGCATAGAAAATCTCTCCACAGTCATTTTCTGTTACAAACTTCTCAAGTAAAAACTCTATCTTCCTTGATATCCTTTGATGGTTTGTTATAGGTGAGGGTGTCATAAACAATTCTCCTTCGATTAGCTCATATCTTTTATCCTCAGGTGTTTTAAGATAATCCTCATAAGTATATTTTTTCTTTTCTATAATAGATGTCCCCATAAGTCCTCCCCAAAAAAAATGATTTTATCTGTTACTACCCCTCTTATGAACCTTCTCCAAAAATCAGGAATCCAGACACAAGAAATCTATCATAGATAAAAAAGTAAATCAAAATTAATAAACAGATAACTACACCTAAAGGTTAGTACCTTTGCTATTCAGATTATTTACTTTAAGTGGGGAATACTTCTGATACTACGTGGGGATTTTTGTTGAAATTCAATTGCGGGAAGATTTCATCTCAGACTTTCTCAAAAGCCAAATAATAAAACCAACCACAGTCAGTGAGAGGAAGAAGAAAGGTATATACTGTAAGGCGTTTGCTATCGTAGATTTACCTGAAGCGGATAGACCGGTAAACCAGAGAACACAACTCTTATGGCCATTACCTTCTATA
This region includes:
- a CDS encoding Uma2 family endonuclease, with translation MGTSIIEKKKYTYEDYLKTPEDKRYELIEGELFMTPSPITNHQRISRKIEFLLEKFVTENDCGEIFYAPYDVYFDDENVLQPDILFITKERLNIIGDKNLQGAPDLVIEILSENNAYRDLIQKKKIYARYGVKEYWIVVPGEKTIDIHILNDKIYQLYKTYGEEDTLESQILKGFKMELKGIFK